In one window of Spartinivicinus marinus DNA:
- a CDS encoding carbohydrate-binding protein, with amino-acid sequence MSTVTLRQPTHWISVTLRFLYIILVAFFILTTLAKANPISLNKPAWASSVENYQLDARFAVDGNLDTRWSSQFSDGQWITIDLGKSLPIKRVQLFWEEAYASQYTLQVSDDHWQWRNLYQQRQGKGGEEDIVVNGKGRYFRLRADKRATTWGISLKEIKVYASDSPVTAHQLPGKIQAEQFSQFYDTTPDNLGGELNPTSVDIEKTTDEGSGYNVGWIEPGEWLNYSVKVEKTGKYQVKFRVASAVGGGQFHLELNGHDITGLLSFNETGGWQQWQTITSKPVQLSQGNHQLKLVMDDREFNINWFEVVATTDPVPPNPIPGKTPVAKHGQLRVEAGQLVNQQGKPVQLKGMSSHGLQWFGQFMNKSSIKWLRDDWQATVVRAAMYTAPSSNGYIKNKQLKQKVLEVVDVAARNPLSFNNIMYTLHFYAGSHKASLRQRAQQAMAQGAAIFVTEWGVSDASGNGGVFLPESKRWLEFLDKHKISWLNW; translated from the coding sequence ATGAGTACTGTTACTCTTCGTCAACCCACACATTGGATAAGTGTTACCCTACGATTTTTGTATATTATTTTAGTAGCCTTTTTCATTCTTACGACACTGGCAAAGGCTAATCCTATTTCTCTCAATAAGCCAGCTTGGGCTTCTTCTGTTGAAAACTATCAATTGGATGCACGCTTTGCGGTGGATGGCAATCTTGATACTCGCTGGTCCAGTCAGTTTAGTGATGGCCAGTGGATAACCATTGATTTAGGCAAATCTTTGCCGATCAAGCGTGTTCAATTATTTTGGGAAGAAGCGTATGCAAGCCAATATACCCTTCAAGTGTCGGATGACCATTGGCAATGGCGCAACCTTTACCAACAACGTCAGGGGAAAGGTGGGGAAGAGGATATCGTCGTTAATGGTAAAGGACGATATTTTCGATTACGAGCAGATAAGCGTGCAACAACATGGGGTATATCGCTTAAAGAGATAAAAGTATATGCCAGTGATAGTCCTGTGACAGCTCACCAGCTGCCAGGAAAAATACAAGCAGAGCAGTTTAGTCAATTTTATGATACGACACCTGATAATTTAGGTGGGGAATTAAATCCAACCAGTGTTGATATAGAAAAAACAACGGATGAAGGCAGTGGTTATAACGTCGGTTGGATAGAGCCAGGTGAATGGCTGAATTATTCAGTTAAGGTTGAGAAGACTGGTAAATACCAGGTTAAATTTCGGGTGGCTTCAGCGGTTGGCGGTGGTCAGTTTCACTTGGAGCTTAACGGACATGATATAACAGGATTATTATCATTTAATGAAACGGGAGGTTGGCAGCAGTGGCAAACGATTACCTCAAAGCCTGTACAACTCTCTCAAGGAAATCATCAACTCAAACTCGTCATGGATGACCGAGAGTTCAATATTAACTGGTTTGAAGTGGTTGCTACTACTGACCCAGTACCACCTAACCCTATACCAGGGAAAACCCCAGTGGCTAAACATGGTCAGTTACGGGTGGAAGCCGGTCAGTTGGTTAACCAACAAGGTAAACCGGTTCAATTAAAAGGTATGAGTTCTCATGGATTGCAGTGGTTTGGTCAGTTTATGAATAAGTCATCCATTAAATGGTTGCGTGATGATTGGCAGGCGACTGTGGTAAGAGCTGCTATGTATACAGCCCCTAGTAGTAATGGATATATTAAAAACAAACAATTAAAACAGAAAGTACTTGAAGTAGTCGATGTGGCTGCTCGTAACCCGCTTAGTTTTAATAATATCATGTATACCTTGCATTTTTATGCTGGTAGTCATAAAGCAAGCTTACGCCAACGTGCTCAGCAAGCCATGGCTCAA
- a CDS encoding YfbM family protein: MTMCLEITTLGRQHIEAVLGYPPLIWRVLAPDEPGYFWYEVSQFTQLMRFPQRNQLVDDTAPAPDFDYVEGEGIREQFGKAWHGLHYLLTHSVWGGKPPMNFIINGGVPVPETDTGYGPVRMFDECQTQTIATAISKVDQVDLFERFDCQEWMALAIYPVEWESWGRDESIVYLRNYLMKLQSFIFNAAEHNLGLVMYVS, from the coding sequence ATGACCATGTGTCTTGAAATTACGACGCTAGGTAGACAACACATTGAGGCTGTTTTGGGTTACCCGCCTTTAATCTGGCGGGTATTAGCACCTGATGAACCAGGGTATTTTTGGTATGAAGTCAGCCAATTTACTCAGTTAATGCGCTTTCCTCAGCGTAATCAACTAGTTGATGATACTGCACCAGCACCAGATTTTGATTATGTTGAAGGAGAAGGTATTCGTGAGCAGTTTGGTAAAGCATGGCATGGCTTGCATTATTTACTTACCCATTCAGTATGGGGAGGAAAGCCGCCAATGAACTTTATCATTAATGGAGGGGTACCTGTGCCAGAGACCGATACTGGTTATGGCCCCGTTAGAATGTTTGATGAATGCCAAACCCAAACCATTGCTACAGCGATCAGCAAGGTTGACCAGGTTGACTTATTTGAACGTTTTGACTGTCAGGAGTGGATGGCCTTAGCAATCTACCCAGTAGAGTGGGAAAGCTGGGGGAGAGATGAGTCGATAGTTTATTTACGTAATTATTTAATGAAATTGCAATCATTTATTTTTAATGCTGCTGAACATAATCTTGGTCTGGTAATGTACGTCTCTTAA
- a CDS encoding ribosomal protein L7/L12: MTTNQFRVKLTGYAAGNKGQYYVETDFAKLFKISHDKAKTIFKSIPYTIKENLTATEADQYKAAIEQIGATCVVENMKHNLDGLSIIDD; encoded by the coding sequence ATGACAACTAATCAGTTCAGGGTAAAACTAACTGGCTATGCAGCAGGCAATAAAGGCCAGTACTATGTGGAAACAGACTTTGCTAAGCTATTCAAAATTTCCCATGACAAAGCAAAGACTATCTTTAAATCAATTCCTTATACAATCAAAGAGAATTTAACGGCAACAGAAGCCGACCAGTATAAAGCCGCTATTGAGCAAATCGGTGCAACTTGCGTCGTTGAAAATATGAAGCATAATCTGGATGGTTTATCCATTATTGATGATTAA